The following are encoded in a window of Podospora pseudoanserina strain CBS 124.78 chromosome 6, whole genome shotgun sequence genomic DNA:
- a CDS encoding hypothetical protein (EggNog:ENOG503P50C) translates to MAPKRPNEDGDAADKFTKKPRQGFRVGPDNLPDGAWKRKVTKIKKDLITKAKIKKKYSKIKAAHASEPTPALPELPPSPIIHPAGAPSEPTPNSPSPTGPAPEPDLHPDRLHLLTTDEPPNPNANAPDFPPLPKRNNGDRSRGKNQKQRKPDYYEKELAKAAELKAKQEARNAEFARRQKEREDRIKQREKWQRQMDKAKRPDKNGKMRLGRESKILLEKVERLVEGK, encoded by the exons atGGCACCCAAGCGCCCCAACGAAGACGGCGACGCCGCCGACAAGTTCACAAAGAAACCCCGCCAGGGCTTCCGAGTAGGCCCCGACAACCTCCCCGACGGCGCCTGGAAGCGCAAGG TGACCAAAATCAAAAAAgacctcatcaccaaagccaaaattaaaaaaaaatactcCAAAATCAAAGCCGCCCACGCCTCCgaacccacccccgccctccccgagctcccaccctctcccatAATCCACCCAGCAGGCGCGCCCTCCGAACCAACACCCaactcaccctccccaactgGCCCAGCTCCCGAGCCAGACCTCCACCCCgaccgcctccacctcctcacaaCCGACgaaccccccaatcccaacgCCAACGCTCCTGacttcccccctctccccaaacgCAACAACGGGGACCGCTCCCGCGGCAAAAACCAAAAGCAGCGCAAACCCGACTACTACGAAAAAGAACTCGCCAAAGCGGCTGAACTCAAGGCAAAGCAGGAAGCCCGCAACGCGGAATTTGCCCGGAGGCAAAAGGAACGCGAAGACAGGATCAAGCAGAGAGAAAAGTGGCAAAGGCAAatggacaaggccaagaggCCGGACAAGAACGGCAAGATGAGACTCGGAAGGGAGAGCAAGATACTCCTGGaaaaggtggagaggttggttgaGGGGAAATAA
- a CDS encoding hypothetical protein (EggNog:ENOG503NV5I; COG:S): MPMLREDDAGQQDAVPDVPAHVEDNFTRIIPPQLQPGLPRSLSRKLSEESIRTELCEGPIPDSPPVPFKSTTPEPPSHAVSDRAELIERIKRGESPTWVPNRHLGSLFQQDNISLPPRTPPPPPPPPASMSPGLLPPPTITPEKKDGDVIGLQPDAQLQEGLNIERPRSALHSGNFTPQELSPGEVEKEARQSHHNPFQPPSNAPWIATSPPRDFHPFGYGNAAASHRKDAFDYRKEAFGTPGTPSLSSSLSSSFVYKPPTSPLVQSEINEEIDLALPLNSINIASSSPRASPRRHTLNFGPPSFNNVAGQRPVPQRREGNHPYQAHQPRRSLNSTPVFSFAGSSPPPPPTPWSARRPSVGSEASPLHHASLVGSYEESILRGRMSTTPSKPLEFMAQIGVLGLGKCKSSLRCPPHVTLPFSAVFYSYASTSHGRSKTDDGPSPYVGNIDLENGLTNPDEGQRAKRKLQSRYPERKVSAAEDDDDETGDHLSDSSKHPTTTTNNNNNNNNNNNNNNNNSNSNSNSNSNSNSNSNSSSSKKRRSRSPKSPPGGRYRIPEKGQLQIIIKNQNKTAVKLFLVPYDLAGMEPGTKTFVRQRSYSAGPILETKVPDIKPVVDASTLGSDRATLRYLVHLHICCPAKGRYYLYKSIRVVFANRVPDGKEKLRNEITHPDPRFSPYKPVRVMGPSPVVGGGQGERRRSVGFALQQQQQQQQQDQPRVVFGASGSLPRVFQQPLQQTPERGDDNTEEGVSPMLGVQMTGVAAASYDKLSKGDVGYGGNTTVGSTPSAGLLSQRLRSLGEQDRRPFQQPDSELA; encoded by the exons ATGCCCATGCTGCGAGAAGACGACGCAGGCCAGCAAGATGCTGTGCCAGATGTGCCGGCTCATGTCGAAGATAATTTCACCAGAATAATTCCTCCACAGTTGCAACCGGGTCTCCCAAGGTCATTGAGCAGGAAACTGTCAGAAGAAAGTATCAGAACCGAGTTGTGTGAGGGACCTATACCGGATAGCCCTCCCGTCCCTTTCAAGTCGACCACGCCTGAGCCACCATCACATGCCGTCTCTGACCGCGCCGAGTTGATTGAACGCATCAAGAGAGGGGAAAGCCCTACCTGGGTGCCAAATCGTCATCTGGGATCGTTGTTCCAGCAAGACAATATCTCGCTGCCGCCTCgaacaccgccaccaccaccaccaccacctgcgTCCATGTCCCCGGGGCTACTACCTCCCCCTACCATAACACCCGAGAAaaaggatggggatgtgatCGGGCTGCAACCTGATGCTCAACTTCAGGAAGGACTAAATATCGAAAGACCACGATCCGCGCTCCATAGCGGCAATTTCACACCGCAAGAGCTGTCTCCTGGTGAGGTAGAGAAGGAAGCGAGGCAAAGTCATCACAACCCCTTTCAACCGCCCAGCAATGCTCCATGGATTGCGACCTCACCGCCAAGAGACTTTCATCCCTTTGGTTACGGGAATGCAGCTGCAAGCCACCGCAAGGATGCGTTCGACTACCGCAAGGAGGCCTTTGGTACACCGGGAACACCTTCACTTAGCTCATCTCTTTCATCAAGTTTTGTCTACAAGCCACCAACGAGTCCGCTTGTTCAGTCAGAGATCAACGAGGAAATCGACTTGGCGCTACCCTTGAATAGTATCAATATTGCTTCGAGTAGTCCCCGGGCGAGCCCACGAAGGCACACACTCAACTTCGGACCACCCTCCTTCAACAATGTGGCTGGCCAGAGACCAGTGCCCCAACGTCGTGAGGGCAATCACCCATATCAAgcccaccaacctcgacgatCTCTGAACTCAACTCCTGTATTTTCCTTTGCcggctcatcaccaccaccaccacccaccccttggAGTGCAAGACGACCGTCGGTGGGCTCAGAGGCATCCCCTCTCCATCACGCCTCCCTAGTCGGATCCTACGAGGAGAGCATCCTCCGAGGTCGCAtgtcaaccaccccctccaaacctctAGAATTCATGGCCCAAATTGGAGTTCTCGGTCTAGGAAAATGCAAGTCCAGCCTCCGCTGCCCACCACatgtcaccctccccttctcggCCGTCTTTTACAGTTACGCCAGCACCTCCCATGGCAGAAGCAAAACAGACGATGGCCCAAGTCCATACGTAGGGAATATCGATCTCGAGAATGgactcaccaaccccgacgaGGGCCAACGAGCAAAGAGGAAACTCCAGTCACGATACCCCGAGCGGAAGGtctcagcagcagaagatgatgatgacgaaacCGGCGACCACCTCTCCGACAGTAGCaaacacccaaccaccaccaccaacaacaacaacaacaacaacaacaacaacaacaacaacaacaa caacagcaacagcaacagcaacagcaacagcaacagcaacagcaacagcaacagcagcagcagcaagaaacgccgctcccgctcccccaAATCACCCCCCGGAGGTCGGTACCGCATCCCGGAAAAAGGACAGctccaaatcatcatcaagaaccaaaacaaaacggCGGTCAAGCTCTTTCTTGTCCCTTACGACCTTGCGGGGATGGAGCCAGGGACGAAAACTTTTGTCAGGCAGAGGAGTTACTCGGCCGGTCCGATACTGGAGACTAAAGTCCCTGATATCAAACCTGTCGTCGACGCCAGCACGTTGGGTAGTGACAGGGCGACGCTTCGTTATTTGGTTCACTTGCATATTTGCTGCCCGGCAAAGGGGAGGTATTATTTGTATAAATCGATCAGGGTGGTGTTTGCCAATAGGGTTCCCGATGGGAAGGAGAAGCTCAGGAATGAGATTACGCATCCCGATCCGAGGTTCTCGCCTTATAAgccggtgagggtgatgggtcCTTCTccggtggtgggtgggggtcagggtgagaggaggaggagtgttGGGTTTGCTttgcag caacagcaacaacagcaacaacaagatcaacCGCGGGTGGTTTTCGGTGCTTCTGGGAGTCTGCCGAGGGTGTTTCAGCAGCCATTGCAACAAACAccggagaggggggatgatAATACGGAGGAGGGTGTATCGCCTATGTTGGGGGTGCAAATGACTGGTGTGGCTGCGGCGAGTTATGATAAACTCAGCAAGGGAGATGTTGGTTATGGCGGGAACACAACTGTGGGAAGCACACCGTCGGCGGGACTGCTGTCTCAAAGGCTGAGGTCGCTCGGGGAGCAAGATAGACGGCCGTTTCAGCAGCCGGATTCGGAGTTAGCATGA
- a CDS encoding hypothetical protein (EggNog:ENOG503Q36B; COG:S), with protein MPVRNAPLRPLIKALSLSSASPTLLTSPSTTSYAFRRLFSNTARRNADFTHAVIGGGVVGLAIAQSLARKHPSSSTLLLERHNAIGTETSSRNSEVIHAGIYYGADSLKTSLCLRGKELLYSLCAKHDIPHRRTGKWIVAQNDLQLAALEQIHNFCKNELHVPIEWVSLETAKKREPAVRAEKAILESPTTGIIDSHALMLTLLGLFEEAGGTLALSSDVKGITPLGNKGSSGWELVVSDPSGETSAITTETLINAAGLGAVKINNLIVPEDQHKKLYYAKGNYFSYPAPQPKVNTLIYPAPEPGHGGLGTHLTMDLAGRIKFGPDVEWVDGPGDLGVNQARLGETIREVKRYLPGLDEGQLVPDYAGIRPKLGRASAVAHGKGFVDFYIEREKGWEGWVNLLGIESPGLTSCLAIGERVEKLLYGR; from the coding sequence ATGCCTGTGCGCAACGCCCCTTTGCGCCCCCTTATCAAAGCCTTATCACTATCTTCAGCTTCACCAACACTGttgacatcaccatcaacgacGTCATATGCTTTCAGGAGGCTATTTTCCAACACAGCCCGGCGCAATGCAGATTTTACCCACGCCGTAATTGGCGGCGGCGTAGTTGGTTTAGCGATTGCGCAATCTTTGGCCAGGAAACATCCTTCCTCATCAacgctcctcctcgagcgcCACAATGCCATCGGAACAGAAACCTCGTCCCGCAACAGCGAGGTGATCCACGCAGGCATATACTACGGTGCTGACTCCCTCAAAACTTCCCTCTGCCTCAGAGGCAAGGAACTGCTCTACTCCCTCTGTGCGAAGCATGacatcccccaccgccgcaCAGGGAAATGGATCGTAGCCCAAAACGACCTCCAACTCGCGGCCCTCGAGCAAATCCACAACTTTTGCAAGAATGAACTCCACGTCCCTATTGAGTGGGTCTCTTTAGAAACCGCCAAAAAAAGGGAACCAGCCGTCAGGGCAGAGAAAGCCATTTTGGAGTCGCCGACAACGGGAATCATCGACTCCCACGCGCTGATGCTCACCCTGTTGGGACTCTTTGAAGAAGCGGGCGGTACTCTCGCGTTATCCTCCGATGTGAAAGGTATTACCCCGCTAGGGAACAAGGGCTCCTCAGGCTGGGAACTCGTCGTCTCTGATCCCAGCGGTGAAACCTCCGCCATTACAACGGAAACTCTCATCAACGCTGCTGGATTGGGCGCGGTTAAGATCAACAATCTCATCGTTCCGGAGGATCAACACAAGAAACTGTACTATGCGAAGGGGAATTACTTTTCTTACCCTGCCCCCCAGCCCAAGGTTAACACGTTGATCTACCCCGCCCCTGAGCCTGGCCATGGAGGGCTGGGGACGCATCTGACCATGGATCTTGCGGGCAGGATTAAATTTGGGCCGGATGTGGAGTGGGTTGATGGTCCGGGTGATTTGGGGGTTAATCAGGCTAGGCTGGGGGAGACGATCAGGGAGGTCAAGAGGTATTTACCTGGTCTGGACGAGGGGCAGCTCGTGCCGGATTACGCGGGGATTAGGCCCAAGCTGGGGAGGGCGAGCGCCGTCGCGCATGGGAAGGGGTTTGTGGATTTTTATattgagagggagaaggggtgggaggggtgggtgaaTTTGTTGGGGATTGAGAGCCCGGGTTTGACGAGTTGTTTGGCtattggggagagggtggagaaATTGCTGTATGGGAGGTGA